Genomic segment of Nilaparvata lugens isolate BPH chromosome 6, ASM1435652v1, whole genome shotgun sequence:
tacagtatattgtgaagattttaGCCATGACATcttttattttctccattgaaagtacTAGAGACACCGTTTCCAgagacaccggacttatcaaggatgTACCTTTATAacgtctccatatttacaatattaacatatattacaacttttctaataatcaattataagaaatcggtcaattGACGGAAAAATAGAAtgtgcagtaggcaatttagacgatcgtctcacagacgatggtgagacggaaaatgattctaaataagatagGTTTGtcggtgacaatgacaggaggttgctaatgaaGTTTTTCATGGAAGTGGATtcaatcaggacctcctaaatactaAATATTTAGGAGATCCTGATTCagtgttatggcttgttatgcctatgcagaattacaataattattgtacctgataaactgaaaattcagttaaaagataactaaaataataactgatagttatgaataaaagaatTTGGAGATTGAGAAATGcttatgatgttaaatattgtctacaactaaaatagttattgatttattagttgattaatttcatgatgataaaaatagtccacaAATAAAATAGTTGACTTATCTGTAACATagacaataatagttatttatgtattgagaGCGTAAAACTCGACTTTATCTCTGGAATCACAAtcatacaatttttttctacaactgcagtacaggactccaatacaataaagagttttattttaataatttatccaattaatttgataaatcaatttaacaataaaaaataataataatcataataattccaatattatcataataatttattttataataattcatattattagaataagataaaacaaagTATCATTTGCAAAAAATCTGGTCAAAACGAGATTCGAACCTTGGTTCCACAGTGTGAGATTCAACACTCCAGCTCtctacactatagtgaggtccacgttataatggcagtggataaagatagaagaatagcgatgccgattctctgcattaattaattatatttctacactgtcaaaaacataattggcatcgttgtggacctagaaaaggatagtaccaccggctttgtcgaatgatagacaaggattgcaaaaccaaagttgatcaatactgtcattataacgtggacctcactatacagtgACTTGTTGATACTGATGgcgaaaaagtaggaacatgaatTGCAGGATCTTCAAAGATACGAATAAGTAACTTTTGAGGTTAGTCTAcggttttttcaataatattacaaaaaaaaccggaggtcttaccaaaaatcgttacacatacgtttctgcgccttgtttcaaagagctTGCATActaaatttcatccaaatcggacaataactgcgactgtaactgcggtacaaacaaacaaacaaacagacaaaagctgatcgtgtcgaaactaagacctcagcttcgcttcggtcaaaaatttatattaactagtagttctgcaaacagtagacctcgctcatgaatacaactttcaatctaatgagaagggccagtataaaaagtagaatagaatagaataagttttaatGTAACCGCTTCTGAGGTCTTCAGAAGCATTACCTCCGTCACAATGTACAGCAAATGtcacacatacaatacaataattgaaaatatactattctaaaagaactacaatatcatgatatattaatatcatGTCCAAACAAAGaaagatattaaaaaatatatatattcaaatataagatATTTTGGTCTTGAAATATAATGCAGTCACACAAATAAAAACGAACAAACAGAAATGAAAAGGAGTACagaatattgtgaagatttaaccatgtcatctattattttctccattgaaagtgctagagacactgtttgaagggacactggacttatcaaggaggttgctttatatcaaatacatacacattttaccttttaaatgaaaaagactgagaaattgtcaaaaaaccacagattcaatgatacttagaaagacccccaagcagcaaaataatcagtttaaagtactttgaaatgtaatttgaaatcactttcaagcactttcaaatgattgtacaatgatttacaatgctttaagtgggcaaaattgttgatttataaactacttgaaaatcatttgaaatcactttcaaatgattgaataagttcttcagaatcatttagaatcatcgatttatgtacttttcaaatcacttcaaagcatttcaaagtagatttaaatcacttttaaattactATAATGCCAATTTAAAATCACAACTATAGTTGTGATTTTAAATTGGCATTAGAAACGGCAGTGGCTAAGTCCTCTTCAGTAGGTCTACAGTAGAGCTTTTAGTGTCTCGGGTTGCTTCTGCCACACCTGCAGCCCCTGTAGcaataatttaaaagtgatttaaatctactttgaaatgctttgaagtgatttgaaaagtacataaatcgatgattctaaatgattctgaagaacttattcaatcatttgaaagtgatttcaaatgattttcaaatagtttataaatcacaattttgcccacttaaagcattgtaaatcattgtacaatcatttgaaagtgcttgaaagtgatttcaaatTACATTTCAAAGTACTTTAAACTGATTATTTTGCTGCTTGGGCCGGTTTTGatctttatcagagtttatcagagattggcaaTAGTGTAAtcaccaaaaccggtctttctaagtatcaataaataaatatgtggttttttgacaatttcttagtctttttcattcaatatgaataattaccacaaaatcaacttctcaactacacaaaaagaaaaacaaaattaacctttatacctttacatacaaatttctttctacaactgcagtattgaactccaatacaataaagatgtttttaaaaataataatttatccaattaatttgataattataattagatgattcaattaaattattctatctaatcataataatttattcataatgatatattattagaataagatgaaacaataattagtatatcatctgcaaaaaaatAGGTAGGAACGAGATTTGAACCTGGTCCCACAGTGTGAGAAGCCACGGTCTAACCAACTTGGTCACCATGTGCTCGTAACAATAGATgcaaaaaagtatgaaaatgaattgctgtatcttcaaagcaCATTCTTTCTGGATTGAGGTTAGTTTAAGgtttttttattacaaaaaaaaaccagaggtcttataaaaaatcgttacacatacgtttctgcgccttgtttcaaagaacttgcatatcaaatttcatcaaaatcggacaataactgcaactgtaactgcggtacaaacaaacagacaaaagccgatcgagtcgaaactaagacctcagcttcgctttgttcaattaaatttatatgtatatttttatttatgggTTAATAGAAGATTTGAAAATACATTAAAACAtgggaaaatattgaaaaacttgaTACATTTCAAGCCAGAGAAATCACAGAAACATTCACTTGATCTTCACATGAAAATATTTTCaggattgaaattgaatatgctatgaattaattatatttctacattgttagagatatatagatatagatatagatacatatttctacattgttgttTTCTATCATATCACTTGCTTAGTTCATATTTATAGACCATCGAGACTGAATAAGTCAACTTCAGGCTTCAGCCAACgtcttttcaaattttcatagattacatattttgttgattaattctatttctacattgttaaaaaacgatctggcaacgttgtagagctggaaaaggatagcgctatctgcgtTGTCAAATGGTAGACAAGAATATTATACACTAGTCACtaataaagtgaggtccaccttataatggcagtttttttcaacattggtgttgctatcattcgacaatAGCAGATAGAGCTATActtctctagctccgcaacgttgccagatcgttttttaacaatgtagaaatagaattaatcaacaaaatatgtaatctatgaaaatttgaaaagacGTAGGCTGAAGCCTGAAGTTGACTTATTCAGTCTCGATGGTCTATAAATATGAACTAAGCAAGTGATATGATAGAAAACAGAGAATTTAATGTATGCAAGCAAATACACTTCAATCATTACAAACCATGAGCAAGTAAAATTAAAAGCAATACATTTCTGaataatatatgtataaaatgtttcacacaatattattattttcaccgCTTGATTCCCCTTCAACCAATTTTAGCTCATTATTGGGATTTTCCAATAGCTTTTTTTGCTTTCAAGGTCCTTCTTTCCTATCCTAAGTGGTCAATTTTCTCGCAGCTGAGACAAAgtgataattcaataaaattcataactagacgaataatattgaaattgtccTGGATAAATCGATTTCTGCATAGCGTTATGAAATTGGATTTTTAATGGGTTTTGATTTGTCTTAGCATCGTTTGTGTCGCCACAGGAGGTCTTCTGGAGAGAAAGAGTGCAACAGAACAAGGACATGATTGAAAAAGAAGATGGACGAAGGCGGATAGAGATGACACCCAGGAAGAGacaataagagagagagagagagaaagcagTAATGAAAAAAAGATAGAAGGAAGGCCGCAAATGAGTCTCCGGATTTGTAACGCTGTCCTGAACAAATCAGAATCGACACCCACAAAAAGTTGGCAATTATTCTTGAACATATCACATTGAATCCAAAAGAAGGTCGGAAGACAAAGGAATAAGGAAGCGATAAAATGTCTGACCAGGTTCGAAACTGGAGTGAGTTTGTgctcattacaataatttatcaccaAACCAAGTTCGACTAATAGTATTAAAAGGAATATAATGCAATTATATATCCACAAGTAATACGGTTTACAGAaagaataatacaaaattatgatgatgatatacGTGCATCGTATATTTTGGGATAGATGTTTCCCTGTGAATGGGCCAAGTTTTAATATGATGGTTCAATAATACCTGATAAATCCAATTTCAACGAGGAGCTTCTGCAGGCTTCAGATGGGCCTAATTCTTAATGAGTTAATTCATTAAATTATCATCCTGGTATTTAACCGTGTTGGTTACACAGATATTTTATCAGTATCATCCACTTTCATTCTTTGGAGAATGGAATCACTTCATAGGAGGAAAAAGGCTCAACCATGTTTTCTTCTGAAAGTGAATTCTTATTGGAATATTTCATCTTCTAGTAAATCGATTGTTTTATAATAATGGAAGATTCAAATTTGATATTAAGAATAATCTTCTacttatatttttgttattctaATAGCAACTATTAATCATGTAAAATATTGTCGGTTCATAAAAAAATCGTCTCTGCAATTATATAGACACTGTAACGGTACTATACCTACAAATACACAATGCTCATTACCTTCTAagtattgaattttaataattctatcCTACGGTATTGCAGCAATTGCATTGATACTGATTGTACAATATCTATATTATCTAAGAACTTTTTCTATGATCTAGAACTACTATCTAGTAACTATGACTAGGATATACTCACGAAATGCTTGTTAACAATAGAGTAGACTTaagtattttcattgttttagaATTCGGCTATAGGAACTCTGAAGATTATTACACGATTTTGATTTCATAGATCACTGAATGATAATTTCATTACAATATTTCAACTGTTCaatcagaaaattatttttagaagtggatcattattttttatctttgtAAAATTTCCAAGTGTCCACTTCAGTTTTTCTTTTACTGTGGAAGAGTTTGAAGAAGTAAAGAACGAAACACCGAAGAGGGTACCTATATTTGCCAAAGAAATCCAAATACTGAGATTACTTCACAAATTAATTATCATATGAATCTGAATTATATGTTGGCGAATTCTTCGCCAAGtgccttataactttttgaatttgcattattttcatgtttttcatcaAGCATATATAGTTCATGTGTAGGCTAAACACTACAACATCTCCAACTGATATTCTTATAACAGACAGTTTTATGACACATGAAAATTACAGTCATTTAAATAGAGAATCTACCAGTATTATTGCAATCGGAAACTTCATATCCCCAACACACATCTATAACGGCACTGGAAATTGAAAATCCATAAATAATCTAGAACCGCAAATGAAAACATTTCTCACAAACACAAGTCATCTCGATTAGGGACGCCTCAGTCTGTTGCAGAAAAACCCTAACCAGAAACAGTTCTCCTCCTGAGAAAACACGCATTTCCCGGACAGAATCTTCGATATTCAAAGCGTATCAGTGACCTTGACGTCGTGTGGCGGGGAAGGGTGGTGGATGGGGGAGGGGCATCACCCGTGGCTAGTGCACCTCTCCTCTTTAAAAGGAAGAATGTCAAGTCGACCGCtggcttttcataataattgagtgTCAGTGTGCGGCTTGCATTGGTCCAGGGTCCAGCCATGCTGCGACTTCTATCTCTTCTATCTGTGTCCTTCTATGTTGTGCTGTTCGTGAAGACAACCCTGTCCAGTATTTATCATCCCTCGTGGCAGCAATATTATCCACAACGAAAGTAGGTACCGGTACACACTTTGTTGCTTCTTTCTTACGATCCAATCGGTACccattgaatgatttttttagaatttcattgatgaatttatttgtgAAGACAGCATTATACAATATACAGTAATCATTATCCTTCAAGACAGCAATGTATTAGCCTATATCCGCATTTAAAATAGGGGATTCAGGTATTCCTTTCTTGCTTTGAATCCAATGAGAATTGATATATTTTGCGAATCATTGTATATTATGACCATCAAAGctcaattgtatttttgtggTCACTGGAATATGAGTGCATCCAATAACTccatcaatttgaaaatttcaattccaatttgaaaagttattttaaGAACTCACCATATTGATTTGAGAATGGTTTTTGATTTTCTCTGCTTATAGGTACTAATAAATCAACTAGCCtatttaataatatcattgatacaAGAATTCAAGGACACAATCCATGTCCTCGCCAAACCCCCTTCCCCCCGGTGAGCACCCAGAGGGGGATGTATCCCCCCACCGAAATAGGACTCGATTTTTTTGTGCTTGGATCAGCCACAAAAATAAGCTTCTAATGTTATATTTTCTTCTAAAGTATAAGTCGAAAAAATATGTAAGGgatgagagaatgagagaaatgGATGTGATAATAATTACGGTATGTGCTATACAAAGAGTGGTCTAGTGCATAGGGACTAAGATAGCAGGAAACAAGAGATAGAGCTCCAAAGTTAGTCTATTTTGTTACTTATTTACCATGCATTATTATGATGAAATTCATTGTAGCTTATATTGCTCTAGTTGATAATAgtttatttagttttagttttagtGGTTGATATGGAAAGTGACTGCCTATAGTTGTAGTTCATAATTTAAACCCTTAAACAATGCTGTAGCAGCTTTTTCTAGAGAGTACCTCAGTTATTAATGTTTGGAATATTTGCAAAAATGGTGTtataaaccccccccccccaatcacaaaaaaaattaagtttgaGCACTGAAGTAGAAATTACGAAAACTTGGAAAAACTTGTCAATCAAGTTCAATCCAAGCCGTTTAAATATTACTTTGGAGCCAAAATTATAGCATTCAAGCTTGCTATATAATAAAGACTACCGTAGACCTAGTAGGCATATTCAgggccaatacaaaattaatttttgaagaaattgaatgactaataagattttattttatcctaTCCTATtcgttattcaataaaaaaccaTAGAcctatgaaattttcaagaaaCAATCTTAATAATAAGTGGCCTACTGAACACAACTGGAAtgttagtttttaattagagATCGCATAAAATCGCACCAAAttgaagatatattttcaaaatatttctggGGAAGAGCCGCGGACCCCCCTTAAAAGTAAATAGGTGCTTTCTATGCAAATTTTATGATCTCCCCCCGAATTTTTTCTCTGAATTCGCCACTGGTGGAGACACAGATcatgattatgaaattatcagAAAAGACAGCAAGAAGGAAGAAGCAGACTTCCAAATTTTCATAAAGTTTTCCGGAAATGTAAGGttattttacttttataaatattaatctGAAATATTTCGAGGTTCATCAACATTCTATCAATGCTTTGTTATTGAGAAATGTGATCGAATTCTTTACATCAGCTACCtgtattatttataacaataatctgacttttttcaatttaatagtagtatttcaattcaatagtagtagtagtagtggtagtagtagtagaagtagTTGTAGTGGCAATAGTTTTTCACACTTATCAATCACCAGTTTATATTGCCATTGAGAAGTCTGATCTGAAAAGATTTAATTCATCCACTCTCATGTTTAAACATTCTCGTCACCTTGGGAGAGGAATACCAATGAATGATTTGAATCTTTTGATTTGTCATACTAGTGAAATTTCTAAAGTATCTCTTGGTTTGTGAATGCATTTGATATCCATAAAATAAGtcgataattataatattctgcTATCAAACAAATCGAAAAGGTACCGGTACAAAAAAATTCTTATCGGATTTGTCTATTCATCAGTATAATAGCGTGTGGTGTTGCCTACTACTCTACTTTTCTGACCTctcaaaaatatagaatattggagttttgcaaaataaaaatatttacttaCTCAAGGGTGCCAACAGGGAGCGCAGCCGCAGACTGTGTTATTGAAATTCTTGGGTTAGAAAGGTTTCAAAATCAATTCTTGAAGGGGAGATTTCATTTTTCAGTCATTGCAGTGACTGACTGCGAGGGTGCCTTATTATAAATGCGGCAGGGAGCAGGGGGCTGGTGctaaatttgagattttttgGGGTGGGGGCGAGGGGCGTTATTGGCTTAGGGGAGTATAGGTTGCTGACTTACTTACTTgttcattgatataataatatcagCTAATGTGATACTCATGACATATCCCGCATACAGAAGCTGAGTTTAATTATTGATACCAGAAACAATTACTTTATTGTTCTTTGTGACTCATTCTAGGAacattttatgataataatttatctcaCTTCTTCTGTAGCACTGACATTATAGCAATTTGGTCCTTCACCTGCTGTAATgttggaaaattatatttgaattacGCTAGAAAACTACTCTTAATTGAATATGATGGCAATTACAGTGAAACAAAACTAGATTAGAAGAGAAGATATTCACGGTGAAATATGCAATTTCCTCAAATGAAGAATGAGTTGGTTTTCCAAagtactttgttcaattaaattCTTCTTCTGGCATATCATTATTAATGTTCTCCCTTCAGaattttttcctattttatGTTATCTGGAATTGAAATCTCTAGATCCATGAacgtttttgtttcaaaaatacggtactctgaaaatataaataaatgtctatgtgtttattaaaatttaacataacTTTAACCCATTTCAGATCAtcttaattgagaaaaaaatgcatCCTTTTAAAAACTTGGTTCTCAAATTTCTTTTTTTCATCAACTAGCTACTGTactattacatttttaaatttggGAAATTCATGATCGAGAAATTAATGATAGGTGTACTTTATAATCATATTATGTCAAAAAAATGGTTGATACTTTCTTTATGCCTTTTATCATCTCTACTCTATTTTCtttgtacttttttcaaatacacACTGTACGTACTGCTGTACGttttcaaacttttattttatttttcaaacttttatcCAGAGTAGTAGTCCATTCTTTGAGAAGAAGCTGAGAGGAACAGAACTATGAGAAGAAACTATGAGAAAAACTCAGCTTTTATCATGAAAAGCGGATCTAAATCGTTGTCTGCGTTTCCTCCCATTCTCCTACCCTGATTTACTGATCGACAGACATTGATTGATCCATGCACATTGATTTGCCAGACTGATATATTGAGACAACTTCCAAtccaaattatttcaaacgttTCCGTATTTCCTCTCACGCTTCCAAAGCATTCATCATTCACGTTTTCCTGTTCTAACATATCaaattcaatacattttaaaGTTAAAAATGTAAGCTGACTGATAAGAATAATACAGTTTACTTACAATATTGAtcgttgaataattcaatatttattcatataattattatatgtttGCAAATTGCCTATTATTCCATTAGAAAATTAATTCTTGTCTTCCAATGAAGGAAAAGGTTGGTAGGTAGGCCTACCACAAAACAAGACACTCATAATCCACCAATAGTTCAGTTCAACGCTTATATATAAATGTGTCTATTAAAGCAATAATACATCGGTACTCACATTCCAATAAAACAAATTAGACATACAAAACATGGAAATACTCATAAAACGTCTAGAGTAACTACGATGCCGTCTTCAATAATCTCTATTTTCTAAAGGGAATCGTTAATAGGAGAATCAGCTTTGACCTGCTTGCAGGTCACATGTAGGCTATTACACAAGTAAGGTGACTACTTCTTTCAGTCATTAATTCATTCAGGGACCCCTCCATTAACACTCTATTATTATCAGCACTTCTGTATTTATACTCAAATTCTAAAACTAGTCCGAAATGTATTCATAACATATACCAACAAAAAATTGGACAATGGTCAATGTTTACATGCCATCTCCCCACTATTTCAGGAACCTTAGTTATGATTTATTGCTTATGATGCTATAATATATGCCGTAATTCTATTAAGATCGTCACTTTCTCTGCCCAATTACCTACTCCAAACATGTGTGTCCATTGATTGGGAGCTCCATACATGCGATAATGCTATTCGATCTGAGACAACCTTCGCTCAAGAGATAGGAAAAAATAATCAGCCTCTTTTAAAAagatttagaaaaataatatcCGTTGTGTATTGTTGGGAAAAGACGATTTTAGAATAATCCATAAAATGCTGTCACTACAATGAGCGTCGAAGATTGTCATTGTCTTAATGCAAATCATCTCTGAAAGCTGTGCAACCATGGAGCAGTCCACTCAGTTCCGCTAGCcgacaaattattaaatttgatgaATATTCTCCTCATAATCATCCAGCACGCATCTTGTGCATCGCTCGGATTCGACATGGCCATTATGTCATTTTTTCTGGAGGTCTTATACTTCTTGAACCTTCAAACTGAACAATTCCGGGTTCAAAACTGATTTtgttagaaaatatttaaaccAAATTTGTTcttaacatttatttttaaacaagACTTTCAcattaacttgaaaataataagataatactGGGCAAGGTTAATAGGTTTCTCTCAACTTGAATACTTGTACTTGTTGCTATAATCTCATAATAGAAATAACTTCATTCAGACTGGCTGTCAACTATCTAAATTCGGAGAGAAATAGTTTTGGATTAATTCTattgtttctctcccaatcatttatttgattttgtgcatgtttaaatcaaataaataaattaataggcAAGGTAAAATTCTCTAGTCCATTTGAAATGAGTGGTTGACACTGATGACCGTTCTGAAAAAACTAACTTTCTTGATACTTGATaccatcaattttttataattttgtacaAGGAATTAAATGAGATGACCACAATATTATCCCAGTGTTACATGGTATGCATTGAATATTTTCTGTGAACTTTAATAGAGTGAATTGGGACTGGTAATAACACAATAACAGGTGTGTCATTCAGATGGTCATTGTATGAGGAGCAAATCCATTACCGGCCGGCGCGGACCAGAGCTGGCTTCGGCAGATATCGGTTGCTTCCGGTTGGTGCCGAGCTCATATGCGACTTCCCAGAAAACCTTGTGACTGTCTCCGTAAGTAATCACTTATTTCCTCAATTTGATAGGTTAtacatttcaaatgaaaataatagagTTTTCAGAGATGTTCCATGATAAGATTAAAACAAAAAAGCAGTTGACTTGCTGTATTGTCTACTACAAGATCGATTCATTCAAACAAAATTCAGATTTCAATGCCAAGTTCTAGGTTCTGTTGAAAGTGAATGAAGGAGTTTACAATGGAGTTATAAATCATAGAGAGAATTTGTGTTAAACCTGTGAAAACACCTCAAGTTGGAATTGTCAGTTGAAGGTCGAAAATCAAGGACTTTAATTTTGCGAAATACacattacaaaataatacaataatattcgatatttttgaatcaCAAATACCACCTTACAAATGAGAGGTTAAGTTGAAGTTGACGATTTTATGCCATGAGagttataatcattatagaaattgttatttataaggTGGGGCAGCCAAACGGTACAATTTTAggcattaaaataaaattaactggTCATTTCCAAGTCTCAACAAATCGTAAGAACACAAAttggaatttttgttttatacaGAAAATTTGGTAATTCTTGAATATTACTCCAGTAAGGAGACGACCACCATTTTGCACACATTTTCAAGTCTAAAACTGAAATTCTCACTAACACGCCGTAACACCTCTGGtattattgcaaaaatttcTGTGTTATCCGCATTTTAAAGTTTATTGTTGCTGGACGAGTCTCGAAAACCTTTGATTTGAGATATCCTCATAAAAAGAGATCACACGAGCTTAGATCTTATAGCGAACTGATATTACtgtatgtttatgtttattgaaTGGATGCTGTTACGGTAACTGCGTGGTCGCGTTGTCAtcctattttattctattcgaAGACATCGCACACCAGACAGTCACTTTGGCCGAATAATGGAGTGGCCTTTCATGAATTTTTGAACAACCAAATAacgaaaattttgaatatttacgTATTAGTGAGAATTTCAGTGTAAGACAAACAATATGTGTGAAATGATGATCGCCACCTTATTGGAGTATTcgaaaagtaacattttttctGTATAAATCCAAAATTTCCATTTGTGTTCTTATGATTTGTCGGGATATATAAgacttaaaaatatgtttatgaattttattcaataccTACCTAAAATAGTTCCCACCTTGTGTAAATTAAACAGAGTTTAACTAAGTATCATGCTATCAATTTTAACACTGTTGTTGGAAATTTCCCATATTTTAAtagaaacataatattttcaaaaaactcaattctCGACAATAATGACACCCTTGCTAGTTGTATATTGACTTAGCCTAGAGGAAAACGTCAAAATATTgtgattttatttaattattgtgtaATTTTTCCACCATAATTTTCCCTGCATAGAGTTTCGAGAAAATCGATCGAGTTTGAGTTTAGTAGTAAATACTATCTTAATTTAAAAGTGAGGATTATTTTCAGTACAAGTGAACAGAATGAGAGCACTGCTATTAACGTTCATTTTATatactatttcaatttatttattataatatataattaatttcgTAGTAGTTATCCGATAATATGACTTTCAGAACATAATATGGGAGAGGGCCGACCTAGGGGACAACAACAGTTTGGATGAGATCTACAGGCAGCACGGAATACAACAGGACTACATTCTGTTCACACGGCCGCACGGGTCAACGCTCAGATTTGTCGACATCACTCCACTCGACCGCGGCCTCTACCGGTGCATTGTAACTGCCATAGAGCCTAATTCTGGAAA
This window contains:
- the LOC111054727 gene encoding uncharacterized protein LOC111054727, whose protein sequence is MLRLLSLLSVSFYVVLFVKTTLSSIYHPSWQQYYPQRKWSLYEEQIHYRPARTRAGFGRYRLLPVGAELICDFPENLVTVSNIIWERADLGDNNSLDEIYRQHGIQQDYILFTRPHGSTLRFVDITPLDRGLYRCIVTAIEPNSGKRLTLFQDVHFYPIF